ATCTCACAGCAACTGCGACTGCTGCAGCGTTCGGTCAAGGTCCCGCTGACCGAGCGCGACGGCAGGCGGTTGGTGCTCACGGACGCCGGGCAGGCCCTGGCGGGCGCGGCCATCGAGGTGGAGACGGCGCTGGCACGCGCACGGCACACGGTCGAGGAGTTCGTGGACCGGCCCGAGGGCGATGTCTCGGTGGCGGCCTTCCACAGCGCCGGCGCGGCCTTCTTCCCCCTGTTGCTGCGCGCCCTCGCCGACCCCGGCGCCCCCGTACCCAGGCTGGCCGACGAGGACGTTCCGCAGGAGGACTTCCCCCGCCTCACCCGGGAGTACGACATCGTCCTGGCCCACCGCCTCGACCATGCCCCCGCCTGGCCGTCCACGGTGACGGCCACCACGCTCCTGCGTGAACCACTGGACGTGGCCATGCCCGCCGATCACCCACTGGCGGCCAGAGACCGGGTGACCCCGAAAGACGTGGCCGACGAGCCGTGGATCACCGTCCACGACGGTTTCCCGGTCATGGCCACCATCGAGGCGATCGGGGCGGCAGCGGGCCGGCGCCTCCACCTGGCCCACCGCATCAACGAGTTCGCGGTGGCCGCGGAGGCGGTGGCAGCGGGCGGCGGCCTGGCGCTGATGCCCCGCTGGACGATGCGCCGCCATCCGGCGTTGGTGCTCAGACCCCTGACCGGCGTCCGGGCGAGACGGCACATCGACGCGCTGTACCGCCCCGAGAGGACGGCGAGGCGGGCGGTCCGCACGGTTCTGACGGAGCTGAGGAGCGCGGCACGAACGGTCCAAGGGGGAGATGACTGACCGCACCGGTCAGAACGGATACCACCGCACCGTCTCATCACCGTCCCGCAGCGAAGCCACCCTGCGCTCGAACTCGGCCAACGCCTTGGGGTTCGACGGCGCATGCTGCGCGACCCACGCACAGCTGGCCGTCTCCCGCGCCCCGCGCAGCACCGAGCACCCCTCCCACTCCCGGACGTCCCACCCGTACGCGGCGGTGAACGCGTCATAGGCCTCCGCAGGCACCCCGTACCGATCCCGGGACAGCGCCATGACCACCAGATCGTGCTCACGCAGATCCGAGGAGAAGGTTTCCAGATCGACGAGAACCGGCCCGTCAGGCCCCACGTGCACATTGCGGGGCAGCGCGTCCCCATGAATCGGCCCCGGCTCGAGATGAGGCGTCACCGCGGCCGCGGCCGCCGCGAAACCGTCCCGCCGCTCCCGGAGGTACGCCGCGTCAGCGAGGTCGATCGCGTCCCCCGCGAGCCTCAGCCACCGCTCCACACCACCCAGCAGCTCACGCGGCGGCACGTCGAAGGACGGCTTCGGCAGCGCGTGCACGACCCGTAGCAGTTCGGCCAAATCCCGTGGCTCGGCGGGCCGTACGGCGTCGGGAAGCCGGTGCCACAAGGTCACCGGATGCCCCTCCACCAACCGCGCCTTCGGCTCGGCCGCCCGCACCGCGGGCACCCCCGCCTCCGCGAGCCACACGGCGATGTCCAGTTCACGGCGTGCCCGGTCGAGGAGCTCGGCGTCGCGGCCCACCTTGACGACCAGGTCACCGGCGGCGAACACGGCGTTCTCGCCCAGGGCGAGCAGCCGAGCCCCGGGCAGTACCCCCGCCGCGGCCAGTACGTCCCGCGCCCCTGCCTCGTCCATCGTCCGGCCTCCCGGTCCTGACATGTCTCGCATGCCCGTGTATTGCCACCGCGAACGGCGTCGAGTTCACGCCATCGTCCGGCCAGTCTCGCATTCCCACAGGTGGGCCCGTGTGCGCGCTGCCTTGACGGCGCTTACCCCCTTCACGACCATGACGGAGGCCCAGGCCAGGAGGGCCGGAACGTCACGAACCGTGCGAAGGAGCCGATGACGTGACCTTGGTGACCGCGACGGAGCGGTCGGCGCAGGGCGTACCGCGCGCCGAGGGGGACCGCCGGCCTCCCGACCGCGGGGCCTGGTTCCTGGTGCTGCCCGCGCTGATCCCGATCCTGGTGCTGAGCGTGGGACCCCTGCTGTACGGGATCCTGCTGGCCTTCACCGACGCCCAGTCGGGCCGGACC
This portion of the Streptomyces canus genome encodes:
- a CDS encoding LysR family transcriptional regulator encodes the protein MDERQLRILRELGELGSVTAVAEAMLVTPSAISQQLRLLQRSVKVPLTERDGRRLVLTDAGQALAGAAIEVETALARARHTVEEFVDRPEGDVSVAAFHSAGAAFFPLLLRALADPGAPVPRLADEDVPQEDFPRLTREYDIVLAHRLDHAPAWPSTVTATTLLREPLDVAMPADHPLAARDRVTPKDVADEPWITVHDGFPVMATIEAIGAAAGRRLHLAHRINEFAVAAEAVAAGGGLALMPRWTMRRHPALVLRPLTGVRARRHIDALYRPERTARRAVRTVLTELRSAARTVQGGDD
- a CDS encoding phosphotransferase enzyme family protein; the protein is MDEAGARDVLAAAGVLPGARLLALGENAVFAAGDLVVKVGRDAELLDRARRELDIAVWLAEAGVPAVRAAEPKARLVEGHPVTLWHRLPDAVRPAEPRDLAELLRVVHALPKPSFDVPPRELLGGVERWLRLAGDAIDLADAAYLRERRDGFAAAAAAVTPHLEPGPIHGDALPRNVHVGPDGPVLVDLETFSSDLREHDLVVMALSRDRYGVPAEAYDAFTAAYGWDVREWEGCSVLRGARETASCAWVAQHAPSNPKALAEFERRVASLRDGDETVRWYPF